From a region of the Candidatus Pantoea bituminis genome:
- a CDS encoding c-type cytochrome, whose product MKKGILALILGTLTFSALADDSNSDLVKRGEYLARAGDCVACHTSKDGKPFAGGLPMVTPIGTIYSTNITPDKSTGIGDYSYDDFQKAVRHGVAKNGDTLYPAMPFPSYAVVNDDDMKALYAYFMHGVAPVNQANQDSDIPWPLSMRWPLAIWRTVFAPEVKAFKPAEQEDPTLARGRYLVEGLGHCGACHTPRSITMQEKALTNNEGNDYLSGSSAPVDGWTASNLRGDNRDGLGRWSEDDLSQFLRYGRNDHTAAFGGMTEVVEHSLQHLSDSDITAIARYLKSLGAKDPHQTVFSVDEATAKALWKGDDHQAGASLYVDSCAACHKTDGSGYQRFYPALRGNPVVLADDPTSLIHIVLVGGELPGVKGAPSTITMPAFGWRMNDQQVADVVNFIRTSWGNKSDKQVSAKDVAEQRKDVKDRTGSADIKVLEGK is encoded by the coding sequence ATGAAAAAAGGCATTTTGGCCCTGATTCTGGGCACGTTGACGTTCTCTGCACTGGCGGACGACAGCAACAGCGATTTGGTAAAGCGCGGCGAGTATCTGGCGCGTGCCGGTGACTGCGTGGCGTGTCACACCAGCAAAGACGGAAAACCCTTTGCGGGTGGTTTACCGATGGTCACTCCGATCGGCACTATTTATTCGACCAATATCACGCCGGATAAATCGACCGGGATCGGTGATTACAGCTACGACGACTTCCAAAAAGCGGTGCGTCACGGCGTGGCGAAAAATGGCGATACGCTCTATCCGGCGATGCCATTTCCCTCTTATGCAGTGGTCAATGATGACGACATGAAGGCGTTGTATGCCTATTTCATGCATGGCGTTGCGCCAGTTAATCAAGCTAATCAAGACAGCGATATTCCCTGGCCGCTTTCGATGCGTTGGCCGCTGGCGATTTGGCGTACTGTGTTTGCACCGGAAGTGAAGGCTTTCAAGCCGGCTGAGCAGGAAGATCCCACGCTGGCACGAGGACGTTATCTGGTTGAAGGCTTAGGCCACTGCGGCGCATGCCACACGCCACGTAGCATCACTATGCAAGAGAAAGCCCTGACCAATAACGAAGGGAATGATTATCTGTCTGGCAGCAGCGCACCGGTTGACGGCTGGACCGCCAGCAACCTGCGCGGCGACAACCGCGATGGTTTAGGCCGCTGGAGTGAAGACGATTTGAGCCAGTTCCTGCGTTACGGTCGTAACGATCACACCGCAGCCTTTGGCGGCATGACCGAAGTGGTTGAGCATAGCTTGCAGCACTTGAGCGACAGTGACATCACGGCGATTGCGCGTTATCTGAAATCATTGGGTGCGAAAGATCCGCATCAAACGGTGTTCAGCGTTGATGAGGCAACGGCGAAAGCGCTGTGGAAAGGGGATGATCATCAGGCGGGTGCCTCGCTGTATGTCGACAGTTGTGCAGCGTGTCATAAAACCGATGGCAGCGGCTATCAACGTTTTTATCCTGCGCTGCGCGGCAATCCGGTGGTGTTAGCTGACGATCCAACCTCGCTGATTCATATCGTGCTGGTGGGCGGCGAATTGCCGGGTGTGAAAGGTGCGCCATCCACCATCACCATGCCTGCATTTGGCTGGCGCATGAATGATCAGCAGGTCGCGGATGTGGTGAACTTTATCCGCACCAGCTGGGGAAATAAGTCCGACAAACAGGTCAGCGCTAAAGACGTTGCCGAACAGCGTAAAGATGTGAAGGATCGCACTGGTAGCGCAGATATCAAGGTGCTGGAAGGCAAGTGA
- a CDS encoding GMC family oxidoreductase codes for MANENKKVDAVIVGFGWAGAIMAKELTEAGLTVLALERGPHRDTYPDGSYPQSIDELTYNIRKKLFQDLSKSTVTIRHNASQTAVPYRQLAAFLPGTGTGGAGLHWSGVHFRVDPTELRMRSHYEERYGKNFIPEGMTIQDFGVNYDELEPFFDKAEKVFGTSGTPWSINGKVVGKEIGGNPFAPDRSDKFPLPAQKRTYSAQLFSQAAESVGYHPYDLPSANTSGPYTNTYGAQMGPCNFCGYCSGYACYMYSKASPNVNILPALRQEPKFELRNNAYVLRVNLTDDKKRATGVTYVDGQGREVEQLADLVILSAFQFHNVHLMLLSGIGKPYNPITNEGTVGRNFAYQNISTLKALFDKNTTTNPFIGAGGAGVGVDDFNADNFDHGPHGFVGGSPFWVNQAGTKPISGLPTPTGTPNWGSKWKAAVADTYTHHVSMDAHGAHQSYRANYLDLDPNYKDAHGQPLLRMTFDWQENDIKMAQFMVSKMHKIAEAMNPKLIMGAAKTADSHFDSTVYQTTHMNGGAIMGEDPNTSAVNRYLQSWDVPNVFVPGASAFPQGLGYNPTGMVAALTYWSAKAIREQYLKNPGPLVQA; via the coding sequence ATGGCTAACGAAAATAAAAAAGTAGACGCGGTGATTGTTGGGTTCGGCTGGGCTGGCGCAATCATGGCGAAAGAGCTGACCGAAGCCGGGTTAACCGTGCTGGCGCTGGAGCGCGGTCCGCATCGCGATACGTATCCTGATGGATCGTATCCGCAATCCATTGATGAACTGACCTATAACATCCGCAAAAAGCTGTTCCAGGATCTGTCAAAAAGCACCGTAACGATTCGCCATAACGCGTCGCAAACCGCCGTGCCTTATCGTCAACTGGCTGCCTTTTTACCCGGCACCGGCACCGGCGGCGCGGGTCTGCACTGGTCTGGCGTGCACTTCCGTGTTGATCCGACTGAATTGCGTATGCGGAGTCATTACGAAGAGCGTTACGGCAAAAACTTCATTCCTGAAGGCATGACGATTCAAGATTTCGGCGTGAACTACGACGAGCTGGAACCCTTTTTTGACAAGGCTGAGAAAGTGTTTGGCACCTCCGGTACGCCGTGGAGCATCAACGGTAAAGTGGTGGGCAAAGAGATCGGTGGCAACCCGTTTGCACCCGATCGCTCAGATAAGTTTCCATTGCCAGCGCAAAAGCGCACCTACTCGGCGCAGCTCTTTTCCCAGGCGGCAGAATCGGTTGGCTATCATCCTTATGACTTGCCTTCAGCGAACACTTCTGGCCCCTATACCAACACCTACGGCGCGCAAATGGGCCCGTGTAATTTCTGCGGCTACTGCAGCGGTTATGCGTGCTACATGTATTCCAAGGCATCGCCAAACGTCAACATCCTGCCCGCGCTGCGTCAGGAGCCGAAGTTTGAATTACGCAACAACGCTTACGTGCTGCGCGTTAATCTGACCGATGACAAAAAGCGCGCCACCGGCGTGACGTACGTTGATGGTCAAGGCCGTGAAGTTGAGCAGCTGGCGGATTTGGTGATTCTTTCTGCTTTCCAGTTCCACAACGTGCATCTGATGCTGCTGTCGGGCATTGGCAAGCCCTATAACCCGATTACCAATGAAGGCACCGTTGGTCGCAACTTCGCGTACCAAAACATCTCCACGCTTAAAGCGCTGTTCGACAAAAACACCACCACCAATCCGTTTATTGGTGCGGGTGGCGCAGGCGTAGGTGTGGATGACTTTAATGCCGACAACTTTGATCACGGCCCGCACGGCTTTGTCGGTGGTTCGCCGTTCTGGGTTAACCAAGCGGGTACCAAACCGATTTCGGGTCTGCCGACGCCGACCGGCACGCCAAACTGGGGCAGTAAATGGAAAGCCGCCGTCGCGGACACTTACACCCATCACGTGTCGATGGATGCCCACGGCGCGCACCAATCTTATCGTGCCAATTACCTTGATCTCGATCCTAACTACAAAGATGCCCACGGCCAGCCGCTGCTGCGCATGACCTTTGACTGGCAGGAAAACGACATCAAGATGGCGCAGTTCATGGTCAGCAAAATGCACAAAATTGCTGAAGCGATGAACCCTAAATTGATCATGGGCGCCGCGAAAACCGCTGACAGCCATTTCGATTCCACCGTTTATCAAACCACACACATGAATGGCGGGGCGATCATGGGTGAAGATCCCAACACCAGCGCGGTTAACCGCTATCTGCAAAGCTGGGATGTGCCGAATGTGTTTGTACCGGGCGCGTCAGCCTTCCCGCAAGGGCTGGGTTACAACCCAACAGGCATGGTGGCGGCGCTGACGTATTGGTCCGCGAAAGCCATCCGCGAGCAGTACCTGAAAAATCCAGGTCCACTGGTGCAGGCATAA
- a CDS encoding gluconate 2-dehydrogenase subunit 3 family protein, translating to MRQCHVRTKKGHSRRDFLLKTITLAPAMAVGGATMGAFTTPMAAQAAEVNSTGPQQARDYQPNWFTAEEFAFIKAAVARLIPKDDRGPGALEAGVPEFIDRQMNTPYATGATWYMQGPFNPDLPKELGYQLPLVPQQIYRLGLADADDYSKQQHGKVFAELTGDQQDALLQAMESGKAEFKQLPSKTFFAFLIQNTREGFFSDPIHGGNQGMVGWKLIGFPGARADFMDWVERGEQYPFPSVSIRGERT from the coding sequence CTGAGGCAATGTCATGTCAGAACAAAAAAGGGTCATTCACGCAGGGATTTTTTGCTGAAGACCATCACCCTGGCGCCAGCAATGGCGGTGGGTGGCGCTACTATGGGTGCATTCACAACACCAATGGCAGCGCAGGCTGCAGAAGTAAATTCAACCGGCCCGCAACAGGCGCGTGATTATCAACCCAACTGGTTTACTGCCGAAGAGTTCGCTTTTATTAAGGCGGCGGTCGCGCGCCTGATCCCCAAAGATGATCGGGGTCCCGGCGCACTGGAAGCGGGCGTACCGGAATTTATCGATCGTCAGATGAACACCCCTTATGCGACCGGTGCAACCTGGTACATGCAGGGACCGTTCAATCCTGACTTGCCGAAAGAGCTGGGTTATCAGCTGCCGCTGGTGCCACAGCAAATCTATCGGCTGGGCCTCGCCGATGCGGATGACTATAGCAAACAGCAGCATGGAAAAGTGTTCGCTGAGCTGACTGGCGACCAGCAAGACGCCTTGTTACAGGCAATGGAAAGCGGCAAAGCCGAGTTCAAACAACTGCCAAGTAAAACCTTCTTTGCGTTCCTGATTCAAAACACCCGCGAAGGCTTCTTCAGCGATCCGATCCACGGCGGCAATCAAGGCATGGTGGGCTGGAAGCTGATTGGCTTCCCAGGCGCCCGCGCCGACTTTATGGATTGGGTAGAGCGCGGCGAACAATATCCGTTCCCGTCAGTGTCGATTCGCGGAGAGAGAACGTAA
- the yncE gene encoding 7-bladed beta-propeller protein YncE, which yields MKALTTKQWALRPLLLATALFSVSGLLAAQAEDLNQPIGKGAYELAVSQKDNALFLATAQNTDGKGGTVFRLDPQDLAVKQSINTELKTFGAAINPQTNILYFGNTVNGSLTSVDASSGKVLNTLVLDSRKRGENVRPLQPRQVAVDAKTDRVYVTGLGPESVVWVVDGKTLQLISTVTNTGKMGTGLAVDSDAQKIYVTNSDGELVTINTRTNAIEKKQKIDAEKEHFFLNIALDTKGQRAFLSDSKQSQVLVVDLRDQKVIHKIDVPESLAVLFNADRDELYVTHRKAGEVSIIDASSYKVKRTVKTPGLPNSLALSADGKALFVSVKQPGSRKEPPKNPDSVMRIAL from the coding sequence ATGAAAGCTTTAACGACTAAGCAATGGGCGCTGCGTCCTCTGCTGCTGGCAACAGCACTGTTTTCTGTTTCGGGTCTACTGGCTGCACAAGCTGAAGATCTGAATCAACCGATTGGTAAAGGTGCTTACGAGCTGGCAGTAAGCCAGAAAGATAACGCACTTTTCCTGGCGACTGCGCAAAACACTGACGGCAAAGGCGGCACCGTTTTCCGTCTTGATCCGCAGGATTTAGCGGTGAAGCAATCAATCAACACTGAGCTGAAAACCTTTGGCGCTGCGATTAATCCGCAAACCAATATTCTTTACTTCGGCAATACCGTGAATGGCTCGTTAACCTCTGTTGACGCCAGCAGCGGCAAAGTGCTGAACACGCTGGTGCTGGACAGCCGCAAGCGTGGTGAAAACGTGCGTCCACTGCAGCCGCGTCAGGTGGCCGTTGATGCGAAAACCGATCGCGTCTACGTCACGGGTTTAGGCCCTGAAAGCGTGGTGTGGGTCGTTGACGGTAAAACGCTGCAACTGATCAGCACCGTGACGAACACCGGCAAAATGGGCACCGGTTTAGCCGTCGATTCTGACGCGCAAAAAATCTATGTCACCAATAGCGACGGCGAGTTGGTCACTATCAATACGCGTACCAATGCCATTGAGAAAAAGCAGAAGATTGATGCGGAAAAAGAGCATTTCTTCCTGAATATCGCTCTGGATACAAAAGGTCAGCGTGCGTTCCTCAGCGATTCAAAACAGTCGCAGGTGCTGGTCGTTGATTTACGCGATCAAAAAGTCATTCATAAGATTGACGTGCCGGAATCGCTGGCGGTGCTGTTCAATGCCGATCGCGATGAGCTGTATGTGACACACCGTAAAGCGGGCGAAGTGAGCATCATTGATGCCAGCAGCTACAAGGTGAAGCGTACGGTGAAAACGCCGGGTCTGCCGAACAGCCTGGCGCTGTCAGCCGATGGCAAAGCGCTGTTTGTTAGCGTCAAGCAGCCGGGTTCGCGTAAAGAGCCACCGAAAAATCCAGACAGCGTGATGCGTATAGCGCTTTAA
- a CDS encoding DUF1471 domain-containing protein, which translates to MNTIKTFAAVMTLSLLPFAGFAQTVTATGTTLDGAEAKIAAQAQETGASYKVTEAYFNNGVHMTAELTK; encoded by the coding sequence ATGAATACCATCAAAACTTTTGCTGCTGTAATGACTCTTTCACTCCTGCCTTTTGCTGGTTTTGCACAAACCGTGACCGCTACCGGCACTACGCTGGATGGTGCAGAAGCGAAAATCGCTGCACAGGCTCAGGAAACTGGTGCTTCCTATAAAGTGACTGAAGCTTACTTCAATAACGGCGTACACATGACCGCTGAATTGACTAAATAA
- a CDS encoding MFS transporter, with the protein MSLSTEVADEVSSPARPAWGAVFAMAFGVFSLITAEFLPVSLLTPMAASLNVSEGQAGQTVTVTALVALFTSLITASVTRRLDRRVVMLTFSLLMIASALLVAFAENLTVILLARVLLGMAIGGFWTLSTAITMRLVPSDQVPRALSIVFSGISLATIIATPAGSYLGGLIGWRNIFLLTAMLGAVALLWQFFTLPAMPAENKARNGGVLDLLRIKVMRWGMLAVIMMFTGHFAFFTYLRPFLEGVALLNLNQLSLVLLAFGVANFFGTSLAGYLVTRSVSLTLSGMALLMSATAFLLVTFGDVSWMVGAGVALWGMAFGSMPTGWSTWISRAVPDDAESGGGLLVATIQLAITFGAAAGGWMFDLQGAGGVFLASGALMLLAAITIFTRVRHHG; encoded by the coding sequence ATGAGTCTGAGCACAGAAGTGGCTGATGAGGTTTCCTCACCCGCCCGTCCCGCGTGGGGCGCGGTATTTGCTATGGCGTTTGGCGTTTTTAGCTTAATTACCGCCGAATTTTTACCGGTCAGCTTGTTGACCCCGATGGCGGCGAGTTTGAACGTCTCAGAAGGACAGGCGGGGCAAACGGTGACGGTTACCGCGCTGGTCGCGCTGTTTACCAGTTTGATCACGGCCAGCGTTACGCGCCGTCTTGATCGCCGCGTCGTAATGCTGACATTTTCACTGTTAATGATCGCCTCAGCGTTGCTGGTGGCGTTTGCGGAAAACCTGACTGTGATCCTGCTGGCCCGCGTGCTGCTGGGCATGGCGATCGGGGGATTCTGGACGCTTTCGACCGCCATTACTATGCGGCTAGTGCCCAGCGATCAGGTGCCGCGCGCGTTGTCGATTGTGTTCAGCGGGATTTCGCTGGCAACGATTATCGCCACGCCGGCAGGCAGCTATCTTGGTGGCCTCATCGGCTGGCGTAACATCTTCCTGCTGACAGCGATGTTGGGCGCGGTGGCGCTGTTGTGGCAATTCTTTACCCTGCCTGCGATGCCTGCAGAGAACAAAGCGCGCAACGGCGGCGTGTTAGATCTGCTGCGAATCAAAGTGATGCGCTGGGGAATGCTGGCAGTGATCATGATGTTCACCGGTCACTTTGCCTTCTTTACCTATCTGCGCCCGTTCCTTGAAGGTGTGGCGTTACTGAATCTGAATCAGCTGTCGCTGGTGCTGTTGGCCTTTGGCGTCGCGAACTTTTTCGGTACTTCGCTGGCGGGTTATCTGGTGACGCGCAGCGTGTCGTTAACCTTAAGCGGCATGGCGTTGTTGATGAGCGCAACGGCGTTTCTGTTAGTGACGTTTGGCGATGTAAGCTGGATGGTCGGCGCAGGCGTAGCATTGTGGGGCATGGCGTTTGGATCGATGCCGACCGGCTGGTCAACCTGGATTTCTCGTGCAGTACCGGATGATGCAGAATCGGGCGGCGGCTTGCTGGTGGCAACCATTCAGCTGGCAATTACCTTTGGTGCTGCGGCTGGCGGCTGGATGTTCGATTTACAAGGCGCAGGCGGTGTGTTCCTCGCCAGCGGCGCGCTGATGTTACTGGCAGCCATCACCATCTTTACTCGCGTGAGACACCACGGATAA
- a CDS encoding AraC family transcriptional regulator: MSHYEDLTSELLMGMRLYGVNYQRIEVSAPFGLRFDNAPGRAQFHFVGRGSLLVRSASGNIFQLNSGDALLVPHGKPHSLISSEEALCESINKLESKPICDSVCAIAAPADACKDEHSVILFSACMAFELGGMQPLINTMPDVMLVSTLLSQYPEISPILAAMERESRTRQAGFAGILSRLADVVAALIVRGWVENGCGQSSGLVQAMRDPRLSQAIAAMHREPGENWTVERLAREAGCSRSVFAERFLNATNMTPLRYLTELRMRLAVQRIVNNGEAVEAVAYHLGYGSLAAFSRAFKRIVGQSPGALRAGRDSTQAVAS, encoded by the coding sequence ATGAGCCACTATGAAGATCTGACCAGTGAACTGCTGATGGGAATGCGCCTGTATGGCGTGAATTACCAGCGTATCGAAGTCTCTGCGCCGTTTGGACTGCGCTTTGATAACGCGCCAGGCCGCGCGCAGTTTCACTTTGTCGGGCGCGGTTCGCTGCTGGTGCGCAGCGCTTCCGGCAACATTTTTCAGCTCAACAGCGGCGATGCTCTGCTGGTGCCGCACGGCAAGCCGCACAGTTTGATCTCCAGCGAAGAAGCGTTATGCGAGTCGATTAACAAGCTGGAAAGCAAGCCGATCTGCGACAGCGTTTGTGCGATTGCCGCGCCCGCCGATGCGTGTAAAGACGAACACAGCGTGATTCTGTTTAGCGCCTGTATGGCGTTTGAATTGGGTGGCATGCAGCCGCTGATCAACACCATGCCAGACGTGATGCTGGTCAGCACCTTATTGTCACAGTACCCTGAAATCAGCCCAATTTTGGCGGCGATGGAGCGAGAATCACGTACTCGACAGGCGGGTTTCGCCGGTATTTTGTCGCGCCTTGCCGATGTGGTCGCCGCCCTGATTGTGCGTGGCTGGGTAGAGAACGGCTGCGGTCAAAGCAGCGGGTTAGTGCAGGCGATGCGCGATCCGCGGTTGAGTCAGGCGATTGCCGCGATGCACCGTGAACCCGGCGAAAACTGGACAGTGGAACGTTTAGCCCGCGAAGCGGGTTGTTCACGTTCGGTGTTTGCGGAGCGCTTTTTGAATGCAACTAACATGACGCCGCTGCGTTATCTGACTGAACTGCGCATGCGGCTGGCGGTACAGCGTATCGTGAATAATGGCGAAGCCGTGGAAGCCGTCGCCTATCATCTTGGCTACGGCTCGCTGGCGGCGTTTAGCCGCGCATTTAAACGCATTGTGGGACAATCGCCCGGCGCACTGCGTGCGGGTCGAGACAGCACGCAGGCGGTGGCTTCTTAG
- a CDS encoding methyl-accepting chemotaxis protein, with amino-acid sequence MRNNQPVSQREYVFDDHATLMSTTDLNSHITYANDAFIEASGFSPEEVDGQPHNMVRHPDMPSEAFADMWATLKQGEPWTALVKNRRKNGDHYWVRANAIPVVREGKVQGYMSVRTKPSTEEVRQTEKLYREFREGQAKGRRFHKGLIVRSGWRGFSSILKTLPLRWRIRSTLFALLPLSVASVWLLGVTSLQLSCFAGGMAMLLLLASAWLEQQISRPIERMCKQALSVATGSSHKVEQMDRVDEVGMTLRAIGQLGLMFRWLVDDVSGQAINVLSASDAIARSNNELSRRTEQAAANVQQTAATMNEMTATVKSNTETASEVNSLSANTSGAAIKGGEVMKEMMGMMGEIADSSKRIANITSVIDGIAFQTNILALNAAVEAARAGEQGKGFAVVAGEVRSLAQRSAKAASEIKTLVETSASRVKSGSDHADAAGRTMQDIVSQVQNVTSLIAQISAATAEQSIALSEVSTAVEDLDDITHQNAARVQESAEASGRMTHQANRLVEAISVFR; translated from the coding sequence ATGCGTAATAACCAACCCGTATCTCAGCGTGAGTATGTGTTTGATGATCATGCGACATTGATGTCGACCACCGATCTCAATAGCCACATCACCTACGCCAACGACGCGTTTATCGAGGCCAGTGGATTCTCGCCAGAAGAAGTGGACGGTCAGCCGCACAACATGGTGCGCCACCCGGATATGCCGTCTGAGGCGTTTGCTGATATGTGGGCAACGCTGAAACAGGGGGAACCCTGGACCGCGCTGGTAAAAAACCGTCGTAAAAACGGTGACCACTATTGGGTGCGCGCCAACGCCATTCCTGTGGTACGCGAAGGCAAAGTGCAAGGCTATATGTCTGTGCGAACCAAACCCAGCACAGAAGAAGTGCGCCAGACCGAAAAGCTCTACCGCGAATTTCGTGAAGGTCAGGCCAAAGGACGCCGTTTTCATAAGGGATTGATCGTGCGGAGTGGCTGGCGTGGTTTTAGCTCCATCCTGAAAACCCTGCCGCTGCGCTGGCGCATCCGCAGCACCTTATTTGCACTGCTGCCGCTTTCCGTCGCCAGTGTCTGGCTACTCGGCGTGACATCTCTGCAGCTCAGCTGCTTTGCGGGCGGCATGGCGATGCTGCTATTGCTGGCCAGTGCATGGCTGGAACAACAAATTTCGCGCCCAATCGAACGCATGTGCAAACAAGCGTTAAGCGTGGCAACCGGATCCAGCCATAAAGTTGAACAGATGGATCGTGTTGATGAAGTGGGCATGACGCTGCGCGCTATTGGGCAGCTCGGCCTCATGTTCCGCTGGCTGGTAGATGACGTTAGCGGCCAGGCGATAAACGTCTTGAGCGCCAGCGATGCGATTGCGCGCAGCAACAACGAACTGAGTCGACGTACTGAACAGGCTGCGGCCAATGTGCAGCAAACCGCTGCCACCATGAACGAAATGACCGCCACGGTGAAGAGCAACACCGAAACCGCCAGCGAAGTGAATTCGCTCTCCGCTAACACCAGCGGCGCCGCGATCAAAGGCGGTGAAGTGATGAAAGAGATGATGGGGATGATGGGGGAGATCGCCGACAGTTCTAAGCGTATCGCCAACATTACCAGCGTGATCGATGGCATCGCCTTCCAGACCAATATCCTGGCACTGAACGCAGCCGTAGAAGCGGCGCGCGCCGGCGAGCAGGGCAAAGGTTTTGCTGTGGTGGCGGGTGAAGTCCGCAGTCTGGCGCAGCGCAGCGCCAAAGCCGCCAGCGAGATCAAAACGCTGGTGGAAACCAGCGCCAGCCGTGTGAAGTCGGGGAGTGATCATGCAGATGCTGCGGGTCGAACCATGCAGGATATCGTCTCGCAGGTGCAAAACGTGACGTCGCTGATTGCACAGATCAGTGCGGCAACCGCCGAACAATCCATCGCCCTCAGCGAAGTCAGCACGGCGGTTGAAGATCTTGATGATATAACGCATCAGAACGCTGCTCGCGTACAGGAAAGCGCTGAAGCATCGGGCCGCATGACGCATCAGGCCAACCGTTTGGTCGAAGCGATCAGCGTGTTCCGCTAA